A window of the Arenibacter algicola genome harbors these coding sequences:
- a CDS encoding hemolysin family protein gives MEAYIVIIIVISLLFSAFFSGMEIAFISANKIHIEIEKKQDGFLPKVLTRLTKKPSKFIATMLIGNNIALVVYGLFMGDLLMGLFAGIESTPGGFLSLMLTDFSLVTQTVISTLIILLTAEFLPKVLFQIYSNTMLRLLAIPAYIFYVLFSVISDFVIWISDIILKVLFKTDGDEVQLAFSKIELGDYITEQMEAVEKEDEVDSEIQIFQNALEFSGVKAREVMVPRTEIAAVELHETPKNLAKLFTETGYSKILVFKDTIDNIIGYVHSYELFKKPKTIKSILLPVEFVPETMLINDILNILTKKRKSIAVVLDEYGGTSGVMTVEDIVEVLFGDIEDEHDTTDLHEEQINDNSYKFSGRLEVDYINEQYKLELPESDEYETLGGLIINETGEIPEKNSEIKIGRFLFVVLEVSSNKIDMVSLVVLDDE, from the coding sequence TTGGAGGCATATATTGTCATTATCATTGTTATTTCATTGCTGTTTTCGGCTTTTTTCTCAGGAATGGAAATAGCCTTTATTTCTGCGAATAAAATTCACATAGAAATAGAAAAAAAGCAGGATGGGTTTTTGCCCAAAGTACTGACCCGCCTTACCAAAAAACCTTCCAAGTTCATTGCCACCATGCTTATTGGCAATAACATTGCCCTTGTGGTCTACGGACTTTTTATGGGAGATCTTCTTATGGGCCTATTTGCGGGAATCGAGTCGACCCCCGGTGGCTTTTTAAGTTTAATGCTTACCGATTTCAGTTTGGTGACCCAAACCGTTATATCTACCCTGATTATTTTATTGACCGCAGAGTTTTTGCCCAAGGTATTATTCCAGATCTACAGCAACACTATGCTTAGGTTATTGGCAATACCTGCCTATATTTTCTATGTATTATTTTCTGTAATTTCGGATTTCGTTATTTGGATTTCCGATATAATTCTAAAGGTGCTTTTTAAGACAGATGGGGACGAGGTGCAATTGGCCTTTAGCAAAATAGAATTGGGAGATTATATTACCGAACAAATGGAAGCTGTGGAAAAGGAAGATGAGGTGGATTCCGAGATACAAATTTTCCAGAATGCCTTGGAGTTCTCAGGAGTCAAGGCTAGGGAAGTAATGGTGCCAAGAACAGAGATTGCGGCGGTGGAACTTCACGAGACCCCTAAAAATTTGGCAAAGCTTTTTACGGAAACGGGCTATTCTAAAATATTGGTGTTCAAGGATACCATAGATAACATTATTGGTTATGTGCATTCTTATGAGCTTTTTAAGAAACCCAAAACCATCAAAAGTATCCTGTTGCCCGTAGAATTTGTTCCGGAAACAATGCTAATCAATGATATCCTAAATATATTGACCAAAAAAAGGAAGAGTATCGCGGTAGTTCTGGATGAGTATGGGGGCACTTCGGGAGTAATGACTGTCGAAGATATTGTGGAAGTACTGTTTGGTGACATAGAGGATGAGCATGACACTACAGACCTGCATGAGGAGCAGATAAATGATAATTCCTATAAGTTTTCTGGGAGACTGGAAGTAGATTATATTAATGAACAATATAAATTGGAGCTTCCGGAAAGCGATGAGTACGAAACATTGGGAGGCTTGATCATTAATGAAACCGGAGAGATTCCAGAAAAAAACTCCGAGATTAAGATCGGCCGTTTCCTTTTTGTGGTGTTGGAAGTTTCGAGTAATAAAATAGATATGGTATCCTTGGTGGTGCTTGACGATGAATAG
- a CDS encoding peptidylprolyl isomerase — protein sequence MAILENIRKRTTVLILIIGLALFAFVISGVFSSNDLGGGKVGSSVAEINGDEISIDQFRRDVEAYSRMAGPTASSMQLVNQVWDRQVRNTILAQQFEELGINIEQDQIINYIKTIPSYVQNPEFHNASGVFDENKFREAVADWKANNPSRYALWLQDEQAIIQNAKEQTYFNLIKAGVGSTLKEGELDYKLANDKVDIKYVRVPFSSIPDSSIAVTKKEIEAYINDHKKDYKQDRSRDVEFVYFEEKPSLEDENAVKEEINKLMEDRVEYNAQKDANDTIKGFRNTTDMIAFLDRNSDIKYDTIYKAKKDLPAKFADTLMTLEKGSMFGTYRDGDYFKVSKMMDRKANGTVKSSHILISYAGAQRANPEVTRTKEEAEAKAKELLAEAKRAGTVFAELARDNSDGPSAPQGGDLGYNQEGVMVAPFNDFTFSNPVGAIGLVETDFGFHIVKIDDKQDIVRIATLAREIEPSEETINTLFTEATKFEMETISDKDFAVAAKESNFVVRPVNKIKEMDENLPGLSAQRAIVQWAFNDDTKLGEVKRFNINNGYAVVRLTAKYAEGLMSVEDASALVLPKIRKEKKAAQIIEANKGKSMEDFAKDNNVIASTASALTMKSPIIPGAGSEAFVVGTAFAMEQGATSGLIKGDSGVYMLTVTKKEEAAKLDNYSTYANNLQASAAGRVNFAVYNALKESSTIEDKRATFY from the coding sequence ATGGCAATTTTAGAGAATATAAGGAAACGAACTACCGTTTTAATTTTAATCATTGGTTTGGCTTTGTTTGCATTCGTAATTTCAGGAGTGTTCAGCAGCAATGATTTGGGGGGTGGAAAGGTTGGTTCTTCCGTAGCGGAGATCAATGGGGACGAAATTTCCATAGATCAATTTAGAAGGGATGTGGAGGCGTATTCTAGAATGGCCGGTCCAACTGCTTCTTCAATGCAACTGGTCAATCAAGTTTGGGATAGACAAGTTAGGAATACCATTCTTGCTCAGCAATTTGAGGAGTTGGGTATCAATATAGAACAGGATCAGATAATAAACTACATTAAAACTATTCCTTCATATGTTCAAAACCCTGAATTTCACAACGCCAGTGGCGTTTTCGATGAAAATAAGTTTAGGGAGGCTGTGGCCGATTGGAAAGCTAACAATCCAAGTCGTTACGCTTTGTGGTTACAGGATGAACAGGCTATAATTCAGAATGCAAAGGAACAGACCTATTTTAACCTAATAAAAGCAGGTGTAGGCTCAACCTTGAAAGAAGGGGAATTGGATTATAAATTGGCCAATGATAAAGTGGATATTAAGTATGTGCGTGTGCCTTTTTCCTCTATTCCGGATTCGTCCATAGCGGTTACCAAGAAAGAGATCGAGGCCTATATCAATGATCATAAGAAAGATTATAAACAAGATAGGTCAAGGGATGTGGAGTTCGTATATTTCGAGGAAAAGCCTTCCTTGGAAGATGAGAATGCCGTAAAGGAAGAAATTAACAAACTTATGGAGGATCGCGTTGAGTACAATGCTCAAAAAGACGCAAACGATACCATTAAAGGTTTCAGGAATACAACTGATATGATTGCCTTTTTGGATAGAAATTCGGATATTAAATACGATACCATTTATAAGGCAAAGAAAGATTTACCTGCTAAATTTGCGGATACACTTATGACCTTGGAAAAGGGAAGTATGTTCGGTACTTATCGCGATGGGGATTACTTTAAGGTTTCCAAAATGATGGATAGAAAGGCAAATGGTACAGTAAAATCAAGTCATATCCTAATTTCTTATGCAGGCGCCCAACGTGCCAATCCAGAGGTTACCCGCACCAAAGAGGAAGCTGAGGCAAAGGCTAAGGAATTGTTGGCAGAGGCAAAGCGGGCTGGGACTGTTTTTGCCGAATTGGCCAGGGATAATTCAGACGGACCTTCTGCGCCCCAAGGTGGTGACCTTGGATATAATCAGGAAGGGGTAATGGTAGCACCGTTCAACGATTTCACATTTAGTAATCCTGTTGGAGCCATAGGTTTGGTAGAGACAGATTTTGGATTCCACATCGTTAAGATAGATGACAAACAGGATATTGTTAGAATAGCTACTTTGGCTAGGGAAATAGAGCCGTCCGAAGAAACTATCAATACTTTGTTCACCGAGGCTACCAAATTTGAAATGGAAACTATCTCGGATAAGGATTTTGCCGTTGCTGCCAAGGAAAGTAATTTTGTGGTAAGGCCGGTAAATAAAATTAAGGAAATGGATGAAAACCTACCAGGACTTTCGGCACAACGTGCCATTGTTCAATGGGCTTTTAACGATGACACCAAATTGGGCGAGGTTAAAAGGTTCAATATAAACAACGGATATGCCGTTGTGAGGTTGACTGCAAAGTATGCTGAAGGACTTATGAGCGTGGAAGACGCTTCGGCTTTGGTACTTCCAAAAATACGAAAGGAAAAAAAGGCGGCACAAATCATAGAAGCCAATAAAGGTAAATCTATGGAAGATTTCGCTAAGGATAATAATGTTATAGCTTCCACGGCTTCTGCCTTGACCATGAAGTCACCTATTATTCCAGGTGCAGGATCGGAGGCTTTTGTAGTGGGTACTGCCTTTGCCATGGAGCAAGGGGCAACCTCTGGTTTAATTAAAGGAGATAGTGGCGTATATATGTTGACGGTCACCAAAAAAGAAGAAGCTGCCAAATTGGATAACTACAGTACCTATGCCAATAATTTACAGGCCAGTGCTGCCGGCAGAGTAAACTTCGCCGTGTACAATGCCTTAAAGGAGTCGTCCACAATAGAGGATAAAAGAGCAACATTTTATTAG
- the lptC gene encoding LPS export ABC transporter periplasmic protein LptC — MKKKGLYNLSSIAIVFSMAMLFYSCADNYKRVGDEAIKKIFPSAVAEEFTLTYTETDELEKNEGVVTAHVIAVLKSPVSNEFDNLTFPYTTFPNGLILEFFDEKGEKNTVTADYGIIYSSTNLIDLQGNVVMESSDGKKLEAPQLYWDRSNDWIFTQRKFKYTNPEEGTIMDGEGMDFNRDFSFFNANKTYGYMSIKEKKND, encoded by the coding sequence ATGAAAAAAAAAGGTTTATATAATTTAAGTAGCATTGCCATAGTATTTTCTATGGCAATGCTTTTTTATTCCTGCGCAGACAATTATAAGAGGGTTGGAGACGAGGCAATAAAAAAGATATTTCCAAGTGCTGTTGCGGAGGAATTTACCTTAACTTATACGGAGACCGATGAACTTGAAAAAAATGAAGGGGTTGTTACTGCACATGTAATTGCTGTACTTAAAAGCCCCGTCAGTAATGAATTTGACAACCTGACTTTTCCTTATACAACTTTTCCCAATGGACTCATTTTGGAGTTTTTTGATGAAAAAGGAGAAAAGAATACGGTTACCGCAGATTACGGAATTATTTATTCCAGTACTAATTTAATAGATTTGCAGGGTAATGTGGTTATGGAATCCAGTGATGGTAAAAAATTGGAGGCACCGCAATTATATTGGGATAGGTCCAATGATTGGATTTTTACCCAACGGAAATTTAAATATACCAATCCGGAGGAAGGAACTATAATGGATGGTGAGGGAATGGACTTTAATAGGGATTTTAGTTTTTTTAATGCTAATAAGACCTATGGTTATATGAGTATAAAAGAAAAAAAGAATGATTAA